The following nucleotide sequence is from Pseudarthrobacter psychrotolerans.
CGTGGTTGCACCTGATATTCATCACGGACTTGACAGGGTCATAGTGGTGTTGCCCGTATGGTGATTCCACAGACCGCCGCTAGAAAGGTTTTCTGTGACCCCGTCTTCCGCGAAGAAGGATCCCGCCGCCCAGGACGACTTGTCCCCTGAGGCGAAGCAGGCTGCAACGAACGCCAAGCGAGCAGCCACGCGGGCAGCCAACAAAGCCATCAAGGATGCCTCCGGTGACGCCGGTTTGGACGGCAAGCCTGAGCCCAAGAAGCGCGGGCCCAAGCCCGGCGCCAAAGCCGCTGCCGAAGCAGCCGGAAAAGCCCGCGGCGCATCGGACGACGATGAGGACGTCGAGGAGGACCTCGACGACATCAACATCGCCGATGACAGCGAGATCAAGGCCGCCAAGGCCGCATCGGCAGCCACCGGTAAGGGGTTCGTCTACTCGGACGCCGATGACGACGATGCCCCTGTCCAGCAGGTGATGTCGGCCGGCGCCACGGCTGACCCCGTCAAGGATTACCTCAAGCAGATCGGTAAGGTTGCGCTGCTCAACGCCGAGCAGGAAGTTGACCTCGCGCTCCGGATCGAAGCCGGACTCTTCGCCGAAGAGAAGATCAATGCCGACGACGGCTCGATGGACCCCAAGTTCAAGCGTGAACTTGAGTTCGTCATCCACGACGGCAAGCGCGCCAAGAACCACCTGCTCGAAGCCAACCTCCGCCTGGTGGTCTCGCTGGCCAAGCGCTATACCGGCCGCGGCATGCTGTTCCTGGACCTCATCCAGGAAGGCAACCTGGGCCTGATCCGCGCTGTCGAGAAGTTCGACTACACCAAGGGCTTCAAGTTCTCCACGTACGCCACGTGGTGGATCCGCCAGGCTATTACCCGCGCCATGGCAGACCAGGCCCGCACCATCCGCATCCCGGTGCACATGGTCGAAGTCATCAACAAGCTGGCCCGCGTGCAGCGCCAGATGCTCCAGGACCTGGGCCGCGAACCCACGCCCGAAGAACTGGCCCTCGAACTGGACATGACTCCCGAGAAGGTCGTGGAGGTCCAGAAGTACGGCCGCGAACCGATCTCCCTGCACACCCCCCTGGGTGAAGACGGTGACTCCGAGTTCGGCGACCTCATCGAGGATTCCGAGGCCGTGGTTCCCGCCGATGCCGTGAGCTTTACGCTCCTGCAGGAGCAGCTGCACTCCGTCCTGGACACCCTGTCCGAGCGCGAGGCCGGCGTGGTGGCCATGCGTTTCGGCCTCACCGACGGCCAGCCGAAGACTTTAGACGAAATCGGCAAGGTCTACGGTGTTACGCGTGAGCGCATCCGCCAGATCGAATCCAAGACCATGTCCAAGCTCCGCCACCCGTCGCGGTCGCAGGTACTGCGGGACTACCTGGACTAGGTCAGTACCCAGGAAGCGCGGCTCACCGTCTGCCCATAATCTTCGGATCGATGGGCAGACGGTGTCCCGCGCTTCCTTGTCTTTGGCTTCATAACGGACTTTGGCTTCATAACAAAGAAGAGGACCCCTCCAGCTGGAGGGGTCCTCTTCGAGGTGAATCAGGTTGGGTGCGCCTTGGTCAGTCGACGGCTACGGGAGCCTTCTCGTGAAGCCTGCCCGTCTCATCGTGCCAGTCGGAGCTCAACGGCCTCAGCGTAGCCTCGATTGCACGGGCATGGTGGCCGCAGAACAGCAGCTCACCGCCGGAGGACTCGAGTACAACGCGGACATATGCCTGAGCTCCGCAGCGATCGCACCGGTCCAGTGCGTTGAGTGTGCGGTCTGCCACTGCTGTTGTCATGTCGGCCTCCTTAGTAGATCTGTATGTCTATATAACCAGCATTCGTACCAATCCCATTGCAAGGACGGGTCAAGTTCGCTGTCCGCGTAGCCACAAGAATCGATCAAGCCGCAGGTTTCGGTCACGGAAGGATAACGAGTGGCCTCGCCCACAGCCCGGAGGAAGTGTGGCAGCCCCCCGTCCGCTGCCGTGCCGACTAGGCTTGATGGAGCGCCCGCAGCGCCAGCTGTTCCGTCACTGAAGGAGTTCACGACCCGTGGCACCAAGTTCTGATTACACCGCCCGGCACCTTTCTGTCCTGGAGGGCCTCGAGGCCGTCCGTAAGCGCCCCGGCATGTATATCGGTTCCACCGATTCGCGCGGGCTGATGCACTGCCTGTGGGAGATCATCGACAACTCGGTGGACGAGGCGCTGGCCGGATTTGGGCACGACATCAAGATCATCCTGCACGCGGACAACTCGGTGGAAATCCACGACGACGGCCGCGGCATCCCCGTGGACGTGGAACCCAAGACCGGCCTCACCGGCGTCGAGGTGGTCTTCACCAAGCTCCATGCGGGCGGCAAGTTCGGCGGCGGGTCCTACACGGCCTCCGGCGGCCTGCACGGCGTGGGCGCCTCCGTGGTGAATGCCCTGTCCGCGCGCCTGGACGTGGAAGTGGACCGCGGCAGCAAGACCTACAAAATGTCGTTCCGGCGCGGCGAGCCTGGGCGCTTCAAGGATCAGGGATCCAAGCTGGACCCGTCGGCGGTGTTCGCGCCGTTTGTGGACGGCTCGGTGCTGGACGTAGCGGGCAAGGCGAAGCGTGGTGTGACCGGGACCCGGATCCGCTATTGGGCGGACCGACAGATTTTCACGCCGGACGCCAAGTTCTCCTACGACGAACTGGCCGCACGGGCACGCCAGACCTCCTTCCTGGTACCTGGACTCAAACTCACCGTCCGCGATGAACGCAGGCTGGCAGGTACTCCCGGTGAAGCGGCCGGCCACGAAGAGGTGTTCCACCACGACGGCGGCCTTTCCGAGTTCGTCGAGTTCCTCGCCGCCGATCCCGCCGTTACCGACGTCTGGCGGCTGCACGGCTCAGGCAAATTCAAGGAAACCGTGCCGGTAATCGACGAGCGTGGCCACAGCCAGCTCGCCGAAGTTGAACGAGACTGCGAAGTGGATGTGGCTCTCCGCTGGGGCATCGGCTATGACAGCACCGTCCGCAGCTTCGTCAACATCATCGCCACGCCCAAAGGCGGAACGCACCAGTCAGGTTTCGAGCAGGCGCTGGTGAAGACGTTCCGGAAAGCAGTGGAGGCCAACGCCCGCAAGCTGAAGGCCGGCAACGACAAAATCGAAAAGGACGACATCTTTGCCGGCCTGACCGCTGTGCTGACGGTCCGGTTGGCTGAGCCGCAGTTCGAGGGCCAGACGAAGGAGATCCTGGGCACCTCCGCTGTCCGCGCCATCGTCTCGAAGGTGGTGGAGCAGGAGATCACCGCGAAGCTGAACTCAGCCAACCGGAATGACAAGGCGCACTCCGCGCTGCTCCTGGAAAAAATCGTCAGTGAGATGAAGTCCCGGATTTCCGCCCGGGTCCACAAGGAGACCCAGCGGCGCAAGAACGCCCTGGAAACTTCGTCCATGCCCACCAAGCTCGCCGACTGCCGGACGGACGACGTCGGCCGTTCCGAACTGTTCATCGTGGAAGGCGACTCTGCCTTGGGAACCGCCAAGCTGGCACGGTCCTCGGACTTCCAGGCGCTGCTGCCCATCCGCGGCAAGATCCTGAACGTGCAGAAGGCATCCGTGGGCGACATGCTCTCCAACGCGGAATGCGCTGCGCTGATCCAGGTGGTGGGCGCCGGTTCGGGCCGCAGCTTCGACATCAACGCGGCCCGGTACGGCAAAGTCATTCTGATGACCGACGCCGACGTCGACGGCGCCCACATCCGGACGCTGCTGCTGACGCTCTTTTTCCGGTATATGCGCCCCATGATCGACGCGGGGCGGGTCTATGCTGCCGTGCCGCCCCTGCACCGGGTGGAGGTCATCAATGCCGGGCAGAAGGCCAACGACATGATCTACACCTACTCGGAGGCGGAACTGCATGTGCTCCTGGCCCGGCTGGCCAAGGAAGGCAAGCGCTACAAGGAGCCGATCCAGCGGTACAAGGGCCTGGGCGAGATGGACGCCGGGCAGCTTGCCGAGACCACCATGGACCCGCGGCACCGGACACTGCGCAAGGTGGGGATCGAGAACGCCAAGCATGCGGAGGACACCTTCGACCTGCTGATGGGGTCCGATGTTGCCCCCCGCAAGGACTTCATCATCGCCGGCGCCTCCAGCCTGGACCGGGAGCGGATCGACGCCTGACGTCCCCTGATGGTTCGGCCCGCGACGGCACAGTGCATGCCGGCACAGCCCAGGATTCAGTCCGCGACGGCGGTTCAGCCGACGCCTGGGATTCAGCCCAGCAGGCCCGGCACGATGAGCAGGGCAGTGGGCACGGCCAGGAGCAGGGCGCAGCCCGCAAGGACCATCCCGCGGGCGGCGGCAGACAGCTGCGGTTGATGGGAAAGCAGCCGGCTGACCCGGGAAATGGTGGTCCTGGCAGAACCTGTGACGGCGCCGGTAGGCGCCTCAAGCCCGTCCAGGGGAAGGCTGGGGTGCGCGGCCGGCATTGCAGTGGCCGCCGTGCTTCCGGCCATCCCTGCCCCCATACCCGGCGCCATGCCCGACGCCATACCTCCGGTAGATCCGCTGGCAACAATGGCGATCGCCTTGATGAGCGTGGCTTTGCTTTCCGTCTTCAGCGCAACGTCGTCCGCCAGCATTTCGATGAGAGAGTTCACTGCCTCCTGCGCGAGGCGCGTGGTGGGAAGCCAGGGGAGCGCCTGGCGCCAGGCTGCAAACGCCCACAGCAGGAGATGGTGGCGCTGGTTGAGGTGGGCATTCTCATGGCTCAGGACGGCCCGTAATTCAGCCGGCTCCAGGGCGGCCATCAGGCCGTCCGAGAGCACCGTCACCGAGCGGGCCCCGCCGGGCAGGCAATAGGCAACCGGTGAATCGTGGCTGATGACCACCGTGCGGGCCGCATCGACGGACGGGGCGGCCAACAGAGCCAGGAGCTCCCGGTGCCGACGCCGCTGCCGTTCAATCTTGTAGTACGTCAGCAAAAGGGTGAAGACCAGATGGGCGGTGAGCAGGGCCGCGGCGGACAGCGCGAAGAGATGCCAGAAGCCCAGTGCCGTGGTGGGCGCGTTGAAAAGGACCATGCCTGCGAGCCCGCGGAGCCCGGAGATGAGGTTGTCGCCGATCGGTTCGAGCCCGTAGACCAGCATGGCGCCGATCATGGACAGCCCGCCCGCGAGTGCTATTGCCTGCCACAGCACCATGGCCGTGAACGGTGACCGGGCAGGCCATGAGGCACGGGAAAGCAGGATAGGCACTGGCCACGCCAGCACTATCGCGAGGACCGCCAGCAGGTACGAGGTCCAGAACATGGTCCGCTAGATGTGGCCAAGCAGTTTGCGCAGTGTTTCCGCTTCACTGTCCGTCACGGAGCCGATGAACCGTGCCAGCACGGCTTCCCGGTCGGGCGCTGAGCCCAGAACCTCATGCATCAGTTCCGCCGTGTGGTCTTCCCTGCTGGAAACAGCCTGGTAGCGGTGCGGCCGGGTGCCGCGTTCCCGCTCCACCAGGCCCTTCTTCTCGAGCCGCGAGAGGACGGTCAGGACGGTTGTGACGGCAAGTTCCTTGCCCTCATGCCCGGCAGCGTCCCCTTTGGGTTCGGTGGTGGTTGCCAGCCTGTCGCGCAGCGTGTTCGCCGTGGCTGCCTCGTGGCCCGCCCAGAGCAGATCCATCACTGCCCGTTCCAGTTCGCCAAGACTTGCCATTGACATACATCCTTCGATTCCCCGCACCGAACCGTTCACGGCCCGGTGACTGCGATATGCGCTACAGATACAAAACAAATTTACCTGTTTTTCGCCTGAGTTTCTACGTACGGTAGAACACTGGGCGCGCCGCGGCCTTGTGGGAGCCACTTCCGCATGGAACTGTTGGTTTACAGTGCCCGCCGCATTGTTCTACACTCTGTAGAAGTCAAAGTTCTACGAACCGTAGAAAAGTTGCTCCGCCAACCCGAGGGACTGCTGTGGAAGCTCTGGAAATCGCACGCTGGCAATTCGGCATCACCACCGTTTACCACTTCATGATGGTGCCTCTCACCATCGGGCTGGGCCTGGTGGTGGCCGTGATGCAGACGCTCTGGCACCGCACCGGCAAGGTCGAATACCTCCGCATGACCAAGTTCTGGGGCAAGCTTTTCCTGATCAACTTCATCATGGGCGTGGCCACCGGCATTGTGCAGGAGTTCCAGTTCGGGATGGCCTGGAGCGAGTACAGCCGGTTTGTCGGCGACGTGTTCGGAGCGCCGCTGGCATTGGAGTCGCTGCTGGCCTTCTTTGTTGAGTCAACGTTCCTGGGCCTGTGGATCTTCGGCTGGAAGCAGCTGAAGCCGGGCATCCACCTGGCTTGCCTCTGGGTAGCCGTGGTGGGATCGGTGTTCTCCGCCTACTTCATCATTGTGGCCAACAGCTGGATGCAGCATCCGGTGGGCGCGGAGATTATTGACGGCCGGCCGGTCATGACGGACGCCTGGGCCGTGTTCACCAACAACACCGCCCTGGTGGCTTTCCCGCACACCCTGATGGGAGCACTGGCCGTTGCCGGTGGTTTCCTCCTGGGCATCGCGTGGTATCAACTCTGGCGCAGGCGCACGGACGGCATCGACACCATCGGCCCTGACGGCCGCGTGGTTCCCGGCGAGGCAGCCATCCCGGGCCGCGACCTGACCGACCACAAAGTCTGGATCCGCTCCCTGCGGATCGGCGCCGTCGTCGCCATGATCTCGTTCGCCGGCACCGCACTGACCGGCGACCTCCAGGGAAAGCTGATGTTTGAGCAGCAACCCATGAAGATGGCCGCGGCCGAGGCCGCCTGCCACGACGGCACGGGCTTCTCCGTGCTGAGCGTCGGGAACCTGGGCTCCAAGAACTGCGATGACATCAAGGCCGTGATCGAAGTACCCGGCATCCTGTCCTTCCTCGCCAAGGGCGACTTCACCACCGAGGTCAAGGGCGTCAACAGCCTCCTGGACCAGTACAAGGCCGACTACGGAACCCACCTGCCCAACAACCCGATCTACGGCGAGAGGGCAGGCCAGGAGATCCAGTACGTCCCGGTCATGGAAGTCACGTACTGGGGCTTCCGGATGATGATCGGCTTCGGCGGTATAGCGGCGCTTGCCGCGCTCCTGGCGCTCTGGGTGACACGAAAGGGCACGGTACCGGCATCGCGCTGGCTGATGCGCCTCGCGGTGTTCGGCATCCTGGCCCCGTTCGGCGCCAACGCGGCCGGATGGATCTTCACCGAGATGGGCAGGCAGCCTTTTGTAGTGGCCCCCAACCCGGACCTGAACGGCATCGACCAGGTGTTTATGTTCACCGCCGCGGCCGTCTCACCCGGAGTGTCGGCCGGTGAACTCCTGACGTCACTGATCGTCCTGACCGCCGTCTACGCGGCGCTGCTTGTGGTAGAGGTCAAGCTCCTGGTCAAGTTCATCCGGGGCGGTGTGGTGTCCGCGATGCCGGAACTGGCCCACGCCCCGGCTGACGAAAACGGGGACGCCGCCAAGGGCCCTGGCACCGGCAAACCCGCCGGCGACGTCCTGGCATTCGCCTACTAAGAAGAGCAGAGGATACTCGAGCATGGAACTGCTGCCCACCATCTGGTTCATCGTCATCGCGGTGCTTTGGACCGGCTACCTCTTCCTTGAAGGCTTTGACCTCGGCGTGGGAATGCTGATGAAGCTGTTCGCGCGGAACAACACCGAGCGCCGCGTGCTGCTGAACACCGTCGGCCCGGTCTGGGACGGCAACGAGGTCTGGCTGATTACGGCCGGGGCCGCAACGTTTGCGGCGTTCCCGCTGTGGTACGCCTCGCTGTTTTCCGCCCTCTACCTCCCGCTCCTGGTGGTGCTGGTTGCCCTCATCTTCCGTGCCGTGGCCTTCGAGTACCGTGGCAAGGGTGACACCGACACATGGCGCGCACGCTGGGACTGGGCCATCGCCCTGGGCTCCTTCTTTGCCGCGTTCGGTGTCGGCGCCGCCCTGGCCCTGACCACCACCGGCCTGCCGCTGAACGCGAACGGTGACCGCGAAGGCGGTGCGTTCGCCTGGTTCAGCGGTTACGCCGTGCTGGGCGGGCTGGCCGTGGTGGGATTCTCCCTGCTGCACGCGCTGGCGTTCCTCGCATTGAAGACCGACGGCGACATCCGCCACCGTGCGCGCCGCTGGTTCGTTCGGCTGCTTCCGGTCCTGCTGCTGCCGCTGGCCGGCTGGGCACTCATCATCCAGTTCCTGGAGGGCAAGCCGTGGACGTGGGCGGCGGTGATCGTGGCCGTGGTGGCCGCAGCAGCCGCGTGGTTCCTGGCCCGGCGCGGATCCGAAGGCAGGGCATTTATGGCGATGGGGGCCTTCCTCCTCCTCGGCAGCGCGTCCATTTTCGGCGCCGTTTTCCCCGTGGTGCTGCCCTCCACCCTGGACCCTGCGTTTGATCTCACCGTTGCCAACGCGTCGTCGTCCGATTACACGCTCGGGCTCATGAGCGTGGTGGCAGCCGTTGGCCTGCCCCTGGTGATCACCTACCAGGCGTGGACCTACTGGGTGTTCCGGCGCCGAGTCAGTGCCTCCCAGATCCCCGCGGCCCACAGCTTCCTGCCGGCCATTGCCGTCAGGGCGTTCACCACGAAGGGCTGACCGGCCGTGCGCCCGGATTTTCCGGCCGGACCGGCCACCCGTTCCGCCATCTACTGGCTTGGCCTGCTCGCAGCGCTGAAGGCGCTGTCGCTGGTTCTGATGGGGCAGGCCGTGGCTGCCATGCTGGCCGGGCTGGCCACCGGGAACGGGTCCTGGCCCGAGCAGTTGCCCTGGGGCTTGGCGGGCGTTGTCCTGAGGTCCGCCACGGTGTGGGCCCAGGGCATCGCTGCGCGCCGCGCCGCACTGGGCATCAAAGAGGAACTCCGCTCCGAGCTGCTGGCCCGGGCCCTGCGGAACGGTGCGCGCAGCACCGGTCCGGCCGACGGCGGCCTGGCCGTGCTGGCTACGCGCGGGCTGGATGCGCTGGACAGCTACTACACGCAGTTCCTCCCCGCGCTGGTGAATTGTGCCGCGATCCCGTTGCTGCTTGGGGCGCGCATCCTGTTCACGGACTGGGTCAGCGCGGTGGTGATTGTCCTGACCGTTCCCTTGGTCCCGCTGTTTATGGTGCTGATTGGCCGCTACACCGAGGACCATGTCCGCGAGGCCCAGGAAACCCTGACCCGGCTGTCGGCCCACATGCTGGAGCTGGCCAAGGGCCTGCCCGTCCTGGTGGGACTGGGCCGTGCCACGGCGCAGCGAAAGGCCCTTGAGGAGATCTCGGAGGAATACCGCGCCAGGACCATGGGGACACTGCGCACGGCGTTCCTGTCCGCACTGGCGCTCGAACTCATCGCCACGATTTCCGTCGCAGTGGTTGCCGTTTTCATCGGCGTCCGCCTGGTGCACGGCGAGATGCCGCTCGAGGCCGGCCTCTTGGCGCTGATCCTCGCGCCGGACTGCTACCTGCCGCTC
It contains:
- a CDS encoding DNA topoisomerase IV subunit B; translated protein: MAPSSDYTARHLSVLEGLEAVRKRPGMYIGSTDSRGLMHCLWEIIDNSVDEALAGFGHDIKIILHADNSVEIHDDGRGIPVDVEPKTGLTGVEVVFTKLHAGGKFGGGSYTASGGLHGVGASVVNALSARLDVEVDRGSKTYKMSFRRGEPGRFKDQGSKLDPSAVFAPFVDGSVLDVAGKAKRGVTGTRIRYWADRQIFTPDAKFSYDELAARARQTSFLVPGLKLTVRDERRLAGTPGEAAGHEEVFHHDGGLSEFVEFLAADPAVTDVWRLHGSGKFKETVPVIDERGHSQLAEVERDCEVDVALRWGIGYDSTVRSFVNIIATPKGGTHQSGFEQALVKTFRKAVEANARKLKAGNDKIEKDDIFAGLTAVLTVRLAEPQFEGQTKEILGTSAVRAIVSKVVEQEITAKLNSANRNDKAHSALLLEKIVSEMKSRISARVHKETQRRKNALETSSMPTKLADCRTDDVGRSELFIVEGDSALGTAKLARSSDFQALLPIRGKILNVQKASVGDMLSNAECAALIQVVGAGSGRSFDINAARYGKVILMTDADVDGAHIRTLLLTLFFRYMRPMIDAGRVYAAVPPLHRVEVINAGQKANDMIYTYSEAELHVLLARLAKEGKRYKEPIQRYKGLGEMDAGQLAETTMDPRHRTLRKVGIENAKHAEDTFDLLMGSDVAPRKDFIIAGASSLDRERIDA
- the cydB gene encoding cytochrome d ubiquinol oxidase subunit II — protein: MELLPTIWFIVIAVLWTGYLFLEGFDLGVGMLMKLFARNNTERRVLLNTVGPVWDGNEVWLITAGAATFAAFPLWYASLFSALYLPLLVVLVALIFRAVAFEYRGKGDTDTWRARWDWAIALGSFFAAFGVGAALALTTTGLPLNANGDREGGAFAWFSGYAVLGGLAVVGFSLLHALAFLALKTDGDIRHRARRWFVRLLPVLLLPLAGWALIIQFLEGKPWTWAAVIVAVVAAAAAWFLARRGSEGRAFMAMGAFLLLGSASIFGAVFPVVLPSTLDPAFDLTVANASSSDYTLGLMSVVAAVGLPLVITYQAWTYWVFRRRVSASQIPAAHSFLPAIAVRAFTTKG
- a CDS encoding cytochrome ubiquinol oxidase subunit I, which encodes MEALEIARWQFGITTVYHFMMVPLTIGLGLVVAVMQTLWHRTGKVEYLRMTKFWGKLFLINFIMGVATGIVQEFQFGMAWSEYSRFVGDVFGAPLALESLLAFFVESTFLGLWIFGWKQLKPGIHLACLWVAVVGSVFSAYFIIVANSWMQHPVGAEIIDGRPVMTDAWAVFTNNTALVAFPHTLMGALAVAGGFLLGIAWYQLWRRRTDGIDTIGPDGRVVPGEAAIPGRDLTDHKVWIRSLRIGAVVAMISFAGTALTGDLQGKLMFEQQPMKMAAAEAACHDGTGFSVLSVGNLGSKNCDDIKAVIEVPGILSFLAKGDFTTEVKGVNSLLDQYKADYGTHLPNNPIYGERAGQEIQYVPVMEVTYWGFRMMIGFGGIAALAALLALWVTRKGTVPASRWLMRLAVFGILAPFGANAAGWIFTEMGRQPFVVAPNPDLNGIDQVFMFTAAAVSPGVSAGELLTSLIVLTAVYAALLVVEVKLLVKFIRGGVVSAMPELAHAPADENGDAAKGPGTGKPAGDVLAFAY
- a CDS encoding M56 family metallopeptidase, which encodes MFWTSYLLAVLAIVLAWPVPILLSRASWPARSPFTAMVLWQAIALAGGLSMIGAMLVYGLEPIGDNLISGLRGLAGMVLFNAPTTALGFWHLFALSAAALLTAHLVFTLLLTYYKIERQRRRHRELLALLAAPSVDAARTVVISHDSPVAYCLPGGARSVTVLSDGLMAALEPAELRAVLSHENAHLNQRHHLLLWAFAAWRQALPWLPTTRLAQEAVNSLIEMLADDVALKTESKATLIKAIAIVASGSTGGMASGMAPGMGAGMAGSTAATAMPAAHPSLPLDGLEAPTGAVTGSARTTISRVSRLLSHQPQLSAAARGMVLAGCALLLAVPTALLIVPGLLG
- a CDS encoding RNA polymerase sigma factor, which codes for MTPSSAKKDPAAQDDLSPEAKQAATNAKRAATRAANKAIKDASGDAGLDGKPEPKKRGPKPGAKAAAEAAGKARGASDDDEDVEEDLDDINIADDSEIKAAKAASAATGKGFVYSDADDDDAPVQQVMSAGATADPVKDYLKQIGKVALLNAEQEVDLALRIEAGLFAEEKINADDGSMDPKFKRELEFVIHDGKRAKNHLLEANLRLVVSLAKRYTGRGMLFLDLIQEGNLGLIRAVEKFDYTKGFKFSTYATWWIRQAITRAMADQARTIRIPVHMVEVINKLARVQRQMLQDLGREPTPEELALELDMTPEKVVEVQKYGREPISLHTPLGEDGDSEFGDLIEDSEAVVPADAVSFTLLQEQLHSVLDTLSEREAGVVAMRFGLTDGQPKTLDEIGKVYGVTRERIRQIESKTMSKLRHPSRSQVLRDYLD
- a CDS encoding BlaI/MecI/CopY family transcriptional regulator is translated as MASLGELERAVMDLLWAGHEAATANTLRDRLATTTEPKGDAAGHEGKELAVTTVLTVLSRLEKKGLVERERGTRPHRYQAVSSREDHTAELMHEVLGSAPDREAVLARFIGSVTDSEAETLRKLLGHI